In Deltaproteobacteria bacterium, one DNA window encodes the following:
- the galE gene encoding UDP-glucose 4-epimerase GalE encodes MVTGGAGYVGSFIVRALLRTGHEPIVYDSLEEGHRSAVLDAQLVRGDLADRNGTYRCLRRYGIDSVIHMAAYCLVGESERAPLKYFQNNVSNGLNLLAAMLEAGVRVMVFSSSAAVYGEPSSVPIDEGTTPYPTNVYGETKLYYERILEKCRRAYGLRYVSLRYFNAAGADREGDMGEDHRQETHLIPLVLRAALNQKAILRVFGTDYPTPDGTCIRDYVHVEDLADAHILALEALQGGLRSTVYNLGNGTGYSVMEVINTARSITGKDIPWIRSERRPGDPAVLVASCERIKKDLGWRVRFPRLEEIIRTAWAWHSTHPNGYADR; translated from the coding sequence AGTCTATGACAGCCTGGAGGAGGGTCACAGGTCTGCAGTCCTAGATGCTCAACTCGTCCGTGGGGATCTGGCGGATCGCAATGGGACCTACCGATGCCTGCGCCGCTATGGGATCGATTCTGTGATCCACATGGCCGCATACTGTCTTGTTGGAGAGTCCGAACGAGCCCCTTTGAAGTATTTCCAGAACAACGTGAGCAATGGCTTGAATCTCCTCGCCGCCATGTTAGAGGCGGGGGTTAGGGTTATGGTGTTTTCTTCTTCGGCTGCCGTGTACGGCGAGCCTTCCTCGGTACCCATAGATGAAGGAACTACTCCTTATCCGACCAACGTCTATGGAGAGACCAAACTCTACTACGAGAGGATTCTTGAGAAGTGCAGAAGAGCCTATGGGCTGCGTTACGTCTCTCTCAGGTATTTCAACGCTGCAGGTGCTGATAGAGAAGGCGACATGGGGGAGGACCACCGCCAGGAAACCCACCTGATTCCACTGGTTCTGAGAGCTGCTCTGAACCAGAAGGCCATTCTCAGGGTTTTTGGAACCGACTACCCCACTCCGGACGGAACCTGCATTCGTGATTATGTACACGTCGAAGATCTGGCAGATGCCCATATCCTTGCCCTTGAGGCACTCCAAGGCGGACTCCGAAGCACGGTTTACAACCTCGGCAACGGGACGGGGTACTCTGTCATGGAGGTTATAAATACGGCCAGGAGCATCACTGGTAAAGATATCCCCTGGATCAGGTCGGAGCGGAGGCCTGGGGATCCCGCAGTTCTGGTGGCAAGTTGCGAGCGCATAAAGAAGGATCTGGGATGGCGCGTTCGGTTTCCCCGGCTCGAAGAGATCATCCGGACAGCCTGGGCCTGGCACTCCACCCATCCGAACGGATATGCCGACCGCTAG
- a CDS encoding amidophosphoribosyltransferase, with protein sequence MQPGEKCGVFGIYGHPEASNLTYLGLYSLQHRGQESAGIVSSDGKGLHYHRGMGLVSEVFTREIIKELPGRAAIGHVRYSTAGGSHVKNAQPFVVDYARGGLAVAHNGNLTNARRIRDELEAYGSIFQSTMDTEVIVHLIAQARQPSLADRVAAALQRLEGAYSLVFLSDDQLIAVRDPHGFRPLVLGRLEEAWVVASETCAFDLIGGEYVREIEPGEVLVIDDKGLESISPFERTTNSLCVFEFIYFARPDSVVFGRNVYSVRLALGRQLAREHPAEADLVVPIPDSGFPATIGYAQQSGIPLEMGLIRNHYIGRTFIEPEQSIRHFGVKIKLNAVRDIIRGKRVILVDDSIVRATTGRKIVKMVRNAGAKTVHTRISSPPITHPCFYGIDTPLREELIASTHTVDEVGTYLTADSLGYLSLEGLKECVGENSHRFCYACFTGDYPVPVLFRQEDPQLALF encoded by the coding sequence ATGCAACCAGGTGAGAAGTGTGGCGTTTTCGGAATATACGGACATCCAGAGGCGTCGAACCTGACATACCTCGGTCTCTATTCACTGCAGCACCGCGGCCAGGAAAGTGCCGGAATAGTCTCGTCAGACGGAAAGGGCCTCCATTACCACCGGGGCATGGGCCTTGTCTCAGAGGTCTTTACAAGGGAAATAATCAAGGAACTCCCGGGCAGGGCGGCAATCGGTCACGTGCGATATTCGACGGCCGGTGGCAGTCATGTGAAAAACGCGCAACCCTTTGTGGTGGACTACGCCAGGGGCGGTCTTGCCGTCGCCCACAACGGCAATCTCACAAACGCCAGACGGATAAGGGACGAACTCGAGGCCTATGGGTCGATCTTCCAATCGACCATGGACACGGAGGTGATCGTACATCTCATCGCCCAGGCTCGCCAGCCCTCGCTGGCCGACCGGGTTGCGGCGGCCCTCCAAAGACTGGAGGGAGCCTACAGTCTGGTCTTTCTCAGCGACGACCAGTTGATCGCGGTTCGCGACCCCCACGGGTTCAGGCCACTGGTTCTCGGAAGATTGGAAGAAGCCTGGGTCGTCGCCTCGGAAACATGCGCCTTTGATCTGATCGGCGGCGAGTACGTGCGAGAAATCGAACCGGGCGAGGTTCTTGTCATCGACGACAAGGGACTCGAATCGATAAGCCCCTTTGAGAGGACCACCAATTCACTCTGTGTATTTGAGTTCATCTATTTTGCCCGACCCGACTCGGTCGTCTTCGGCCGGAACGTCTACTCGGTGAGATTGGCGCTGGGCAGACAGTTGGCCAGAGAACATCCTGCAGAAGCCGACCTTGTGGTTCCTATTCCGGATTCAGGTTTTCCCGCCACAATCGGTTATGCTCAGCAATCCGGAATCCCCCTGGAGATGGGATTGATCAGGAATCACTATATCGGCCGGACATTCATCGAACCCGAGCAGTCGATCCGCCATTTCGGAGTGAAGATCAAGCTCAACGCAGTGAGGGACATTATCAGGGGCAAAAGGGTAATTCTCGTGGATGACTCGATCGTTAGAGCCACTACAGGGAGAAAAATCGTGAAAATGGTAAGGAATGCCGGGGCAAAGACGGTCCATACCAGGATCAGCTCTCCCCCCATCACACACCCCTGTTTCTATGGCATCGATACGCCTCTGAGAGAAGAACTCATCGCATCTACCCACACGGTGGACGAAGTGGGCACCTACCTCACCGCCGATTCCCTGGGCTACCTGAGTCTGGAAGGACTCAAGGAGTGTGTGGGAGAGAACAGCCACCGATTCTGCTACGCCTGTTTTACCGGGGACTATCCGGTGCCGGTTCTGTTCCGTCAGGAAGATCCTCAACTGGCCCTCTTCTAG